The genomic segment TACACCGCTGTGCAAACTGAAGACGGCGAGCTGAACGAGCTGGAAGTCGCATTTATGGGCCTCACCGGCCCAAGCGGTGTTTTGCCCACCAGCTATACCGAGCTGCTAATCGAGCGCCGCCAGCAGTATCGCGATCCAACCCTGCATGCCTTCTTGGATATTTTCAGCCACCGCTCTATTGCCTTATTTTATGGCGCATGGAAAAAATATCGCTTCTGGCTGCAAGCCGAAAGCGGCGAGCAGGACGGCTTTAGCCGCAATCTGCTGGATTTGGGCGGTATGGGGCTAAGTGCATTGCGGGCGCAAATGGGGCAGGGCGCGCTGCATGATGAAAACCTGTTTATTTATTATGCGGGGCTATTAAGCCAGAAGCCGATGTCTAGCCAGGCTTTAGTCACGCTGATCGAAGGCTTTTTTGGCTTCAGGGCCGAGCTGGTGCAGTTTGCCGGCCAGTGGATGAATTTACCCGAAGCAGAACAAAGCCAGCTGGGCGGTGCATCCTGCGAGCTGGGTGTTTCTGCCTTTGCTGGGGATAGAATCTGGGACAGGCAAACCAAGCTTAATCTGCGCCTTGGGCCACTGCGCTGGGCGCAGTTTTCTGCGCTGCAACCCAATGCCGATGCAGCGCATTCGCTCAGAGAGCTGCTTAAATTTGCATTGGGCCACAGTCTGGCCTGCGATGTAACCTTAATCTTGGATCAGCGTGATGTGCCT from the Iodobacter fluviatilis genome contains:
- the tssG gene encoding type VI secretion system baseplate subunit TssG codes for the protein MASSKHPRHLDQELLANPTGFGFFQAVRLLGLSARKRGDRRGPLPSGLRFRTLANLSFPASEMTRYTAVQTEDGELNELEVAFMGLTGPSGVLPTSYTELLIERRQQYRDPTLHAFLDIFSHRSIALFYGAWKKYRFWLQAESGEQDGFSRNLLDLGGMGLSALRAQMGQGALHDENLFIYYAGLLSQKPMSSQALVTLIEGFFGFRAELVQFAGQWMNLPEAEQSQLGGASCELGVSAFAGDRIWDRQTKLNLRLGPLRWAQFSALQPNADAAHSLRELLKFALGHSLACDVTLILDQRDVPAAQLAEEPVVQLGGSCWLGAQDHHPSDMMFCLLE